A stretch of Patagioenas fasciata isolate bPatFas1 chromosome 4, bPatFas1.hap1, whole genome shotgun sequence DNA encodes these proteins:
- the DCK gene encoding deoxycytidine kinase yields the protein MATPPKRGRRDGRIKKVAVEGNIAAGKSTFVDILKQAGEEWEVVPEPVARWCNVQQSSEEDCEELTASQKSGGNVLRMMYEKPERWSFTFQTYACLSRIRAQLSSLDGKLREAEDAAVFFERSVYSDRYIFAANLYESDCMNETEWTIYQDWHDWMNEQFGQSLALDGIIYLRATPEKCLNRIYLRGRDEEQEIPIEYLEKLHYKHESWLQHRTLRTDFEYLQEIPILTLDGNEDFKGKKDRYDHMTEKVKEFLSTL from the exons ATGGCCACCCCTCCCAAGCGCGGCCGGCGGGACGGCCGTATCAAGAAGGTGGCGGTGGAGGGGAACATCG CTGCAGGGAAATCGACTTTTGTGGATATTCTCAAACAAGCGGGCGAGGAATGGGAAGTTGTTCCTGAGCCGGTAGCTAGGTGGTGCAACGTGCAGCAGAGCTCGGAGGAGGATTGTGAG GAGTTGACTGCATCACAGAAGAGCGGTGGAAACGTGCTGCGGATGATGTATGAGAAGCCGGAGCGGTGGTCGTTCACGTTCCAGACGTACGCGTGCCTCAGCCGGATCCGGGCGCAGCTCAGCTCGCTGGACGGCAAGCTCAGGGAGGCGGAGGATGCTGCGGTCTTCTTCGAGCGCTCTGTCTACAGCGACAG GTATATTTTTGCAGCTAATTTATATGAGTCTGATTGCATGAATGAAACGGAATGGACTATTTACCAAGACTGGCACGACTGGATGAACGAGCAGTTTGGTCAAAGTCTGGCGCTGGATGGGATCATTTATCTCAGAGCCACTCCTGAG AAATGCTTAAATAGGATTTACTTGCGTGGAAGAGATGAAGAACAGGAAATTCCCATTGAATATCTGGAGAAACTTCACTACAAACACGAAAGTTGGCTTCAGCACAGGACACTGCG AACggattttgaatatctccaggaaaTACCTATTTTAACGTTAGACGGTAATGAAGACTTCAAAGGCAAAAAGGACAGATACGATCACATGACTGAAAAG GTCAAAGAATTTTTGAGCACCTTATAA